GATCATGGTGAATCAGCAATCACAAATTACCGGCAACGATTACAATGATGCACATATAGTGAATTCTGAGGTTTCCCTGTGAAAGAATTTGTTTTTTTTCTTCCAAATATTAGCTGTTTGATCTTCCTCCTTCATAGACCTGACTTTCCCTGTGCTTTGACATCTACCCCTTGACATTCTCACACTCTAATAACTCTACCACACCTGTATCTATAGGCCACATCAAAGGAGATAATGTTTTGATTCTTCCACTCTACCAACCTTGAGCGTGTTTTTGCGTTCAGGATTTCAGAATAATAACAAATAGCTGGAATTTCCTGCCTGGGAAGTTGAGTGTCTAGAACACATTATTCATTTAGCATCTTGCGAACTTCCTTTATTGATTTGAGTGATGTGATCTATCCATCCCCTTGCTGTAAACATGATGTTATTTAAGAGAATTTAAGTCGGTAGCATGATAACTTCGCTTGTTGGTTGGATGCTGAAGTTGGCATAAATCCAGAAATGTGTATGTACATCCCTTTAAACATAATGGCAATAGCTCGTAATTCCTGAACAGTATATCTTTTATTCTGATCTCGATCTTTGTCAGTTTGATGCACGTAAGAACAGTGCTATGCGGTAAGTTTGTTACTCATAGGTTAGAAGTTTTCTGTTTCCGAGTCTGGATCTAGTcaccatagtttgctcttctcctTTTCTGGTGAGAACTGAGAGCTCTGATAAAGTTCGATACCAAAACAAAACATACACATACTGAATGGCCTGATCAATGGATGAAAATACTTCCCAATTTAATCTATGGGCAGCGCTCTAGCTTTCAGCTCTGATAAAGTTGGACTATAGTTTGTTCAAGTATGACATTTTAATTCTTTGAGCCTGTAGGCCCGTAGAGCTCCAGTTTTTTCCTTCGAGAAAATGCACATTCTAGCTCCAAATTTTAGGAGAGACAAACAAAGTcttcttttgtttttcattacctACGATATATTCTGCAGCATGCTGACTTCATTGTGCATCTCTAAATTTTCTCTTCAAGTATACTTTTCAAAGGCCTAAACTGAACATAGAATCAAACATTACACAAAAAAACACAGAAAATAAAGTTAATGTTCATCAAAGACCAATAGTACAGAGGGAAATATATGGTACTCCCTCcctctcaactttgtctagattcggatgtatatagacatattttagttatagatacatccgtatctagaaaaagttgagaAGCTTTTTTTGGGACGTAGGGAGTACTTAATTTCAAGAGACATAAACAATAATGAGCATGCAGAAATGCAGAATGCCTCAGTTACTTTAGAAGGCATAATTCCTGTGATAAAGGTGTCCACAATCTTCCATTTTGCAACATTCCTTCTCGCATTCTGGAAGTTGACTTTTGTCAAGACTCAAGCTTTGATGTGGACTTATTACAGTGAGTAATCTCTACAAAGTGATTTGGCCTTAGTGGGAGCTGAATTGAAAAATGTATCTAAGTGCATGTTCAATTAGAAACTTGCTTTCTTGGCAAAATATCAGTGTTACAGTGGAAGTAGGCTACATGTTTTGTCACCCTTATTTTGTATCCCCCTCTTGGCAGGAGTAGTGTTGtagttatcttgttgatttgcaAAGCTGAATGAAGCATGAAGTAGATAATCTCTTAAGAAGAGTATTTTTTATGTTGTGATCATATCTTCCCTAACTGACTACTTATGAAAACGAGAAGTCTGATATTCTATACATGCGCCTTTTCGAGAATGTTTTTTTGACTTTATGGAAACCTCACCTTTGGTAGCAGCATGTGCATAAGGTGAGGAAAAATATGCAACAGTGAGGAACATGTGAGCTTCTATTACTAGGCATATCACAAGCATAGCCTATGATTTACAATGTAAGAAAGGCCAGATCAGGTAGCTGATGAATCTGTCTCTCGAAATAGCTTCACCTAGCTTGATGCAGCCTCAAACCTCTAATCTTAGATAGGGTCATAGGGACAACAATTGCATATATATCACATATTTTTGCTTGAGTTGCCCCCCACATTGGCCATCCCAATCATTAAAAAATGCAGAGAATGGTATATGATTCTTGCTGTATGTAGTGGGTtcgcacaccagagaaaccagatGGAAACCTTTGCATCACTCTGGTATCATATTACCAAAATTTCATTGAGGTCAATTTATGTTTGTATTTTTTTAGCACCAGTTGAATTTCCACCGTTGAGAAGGGATCAACTGTGCACCATCTGTGAAATCAACTTGGCATACTTGCAAAGGTTCCCACCTTTGCTCCCGCAAACTGTAGTAGTTATGAGAAAGTTCACATCAACGTAAATGAAAAAGATTGTCTTGTCTTGTTCAGTAAAATTTACTCCCTCCGACCCATATTAGTTGattctaatatagatgtatctagatacattttaGTTCTAAATACATCCATATCAAtggcaagtaatatgaatcggagggagtatttctATTATCAAATAATGTAAGCATGACTGACTGTCATTTTATGACAAAATATACTGAGCTTAGATTCCTTCCAGCATGATATTTAATCCATTTGTGCTATTGAAAGTAAGAAGAAACAAGTATGACACTATAATTACATATTAAGCAGTTCTGTTGCTGTACTTGTGTCTTTAGAATATGTACCTTCATCAACAGTGCACCACGTTTATGCTGCAAGTTGACTTGCATTTCAGCCCGATATGGTTCCCTCATCCATGCTGATTTGGTATCGGCACTTGATAGGTACGCCTGGCAATACAATCATTCTTTCTTGACACTATAGCCTGATGGTATAGCGAAACAAGTTGCGGTATGCAATTCATTCTGCACTGAAATTCCACCATCAAAATATATTTTCTGAAAGTCCATGGACTGATGATACTTGAAGTAAGAGGTTCTGCAAGAAAGCTTCATGTCTAGGAAATAAATTCGCTTATGCTTTATATTCCTTGACATTTAGTTAACTCTATAGCATGGGAGTCACGCCAATTCGTGCAGACGAAGGCAGTGGGCATTAGTACTCCATGCAACGAGCAGAGAAATGCTTGGTTGGATGCAAAATGAGATCAAAGGGAGAGGAAGCAACATTTGTGTATTTTGGTTCCCTCTCCACTATCAAAGATGCGTCTTATCAACCTGTGTGCGTGATGCACCCTTTTAACCTTTGCAGGAAATGGTAGGTCATCACCGTCTGTGTCAAGGCAGTAAGTATTGTGCCATTTTCTTCCTTCTAGAGCAATAGCCTTCAAAATCTTTTTGTCTTGCTGATACCGAGAGCTTTCCAGGTTCCAGATTCTTGTCTTCAAAGCGTCAGGCTTCCACTATAAATATAGCCAAATGGGGATGTGGACTTCACACACTTCCTTACATCTGAGATCATACTATTACTAGAGCTCATAAGCATAACGTGCATAGTACTCTTGTTGCAGAGAAAAGACAACAAAAGCCATGAGCTATTATGGAAGCAGCTCTTCTGGTAATTTTCATCTTCTCCTAGATACGATCAAGCTCTAATGCACCATGGACGCTGAAAGATCAATGCTGAGATCATCACAAATGGCCATTCAGGTGGCAGGGGTAGCCATCGAGTGGAGTATGGGAGGAGCTATGTGGTGAGGCCAAAGGGGCGGCACCTAGCCACCATTGTGTGGCTCCATGGCCTAGGTGACAATGGTGCAAGGTATTACTTCTTAAATTTCGCCTACTCAGGTGATGCCCCTTCTGGTTTTGATCCTTGGATCGACCTGACACACCTCGCTTCTCTTAACTGAATACTCCTAGCAAAATTTAATAAATCATGAATGATGGCATTTTACATGcaacatgcatgctatgtgttgtGTAAACGTGATAGGGATGCAAGAAATAACACATGTCGACCAAAGAGGATCGAAGTTAAGATCATTGCGATATTGACACAACGCTTTATTCCCTTGCATTTTTTGCTTGAAATGATGGAAGTGGCCCCCTTTTCGCATGCATATATTCCTAGTATTGCTTTACTCAAAGTAAATGATTTCCTTGTTCTGCACCACACCTAACAATCATCTCAAGGACGTCAATATGCTCTCACTTTTCATGTAGTAAATGGAGAGGAATGTCAAATACTTCCTTGATGTGGGCTAATGATATATAAATATTGCACAAGTGTAGGTTGCTCATGCAAGATTCCTAATTTCTTATCCCCTCTCTGGCCATAACGTATGATTAGGTAGTAGAAGAGAGCATTAGCTTCTGGAACAAAGCAGCTAAAAAAGTAAGACTTGAGATCACATTTTTCATTTTTGGATCTAGGTGTCTTTCTAACAAGAGCCCAGCCGAATAGGATGAGTGTAGTTTTAGGCAGCACGTGCTGTTCACATAATCTGTTACGAGATGCTGGAATGGTATATCTTCACCAGTTGCTGCTGCTGTTGTAATACTGTTCCTGATAGTGTTCCAACTTCTTTTGTCTTTTCTGCAATTTTCAGCTGGTCCCAGCTCCTGGATTCTCTACCTTTGCCCAATGTAAGCATCGATACTTACTTGAAGCACTCTTATTGCCACACTAGACATAATATTCCCAACACTTTTAATTACAATATAACCAAAGTGCAGTAGTGTAGCCTGTATTGTTCAGTAGCTTGTGCAGATCGCTTCTACTCCAACCAAGTTTATTCACCTTGAGGCTTACTGTTCATGTAGATCAAGTGGATATGCCCCACCGCGGCAACCCGGCCTGTCACATCTTTCGGCGGATTCCCCTGCACTGCATGTGGGTTCCTTCTTCCTTGGAACCTGGGAACTTTCCTTCAATGCTATGGATTTGAACCAACTTTATTTTGTGAAATAGTTCATGTGCTCTACACAAGTTCTGAGTGGTAAATTTTGAAAAACGGGCTGAACACAACTTTTGTTGCACTGGAACAGGGTTCGATGTGGATGACACTTCGGTGGATGGTCACGACGACACCGAGGGGCTGGATGCTTCGGCTGCACACATAGCAAACCTACTGTCGTCCGAGCCGTCTGATGGTACTAACCACAGAATCAACCATGCCATTACATGGACAGTTTAGTAGTTGCATCTAACTGATTATTCACCCCCTTCATGGTCACGGTTGTGTGGATGCAGTGAAGCTTGGGATTGGCGGCTTCAGTATGGGTGCAGCAGCTGCGCTGCACTCGGCAGCATGTTATGCTCACGGCAAATTCAGCAGCGGCATCCCCTACCCGATCACGCTCAGCG
This Lolium perenne isolate Kyuss_39 chromosome 1, Kyuss_2.0, whole genome shotgun sequence DNA region includes the following protein-coding sequences:
- the LOC127327833 gene encoding uncharacterized protein; this encodes MSYYGSSSSGGRGSHRVEYGRSYVVRPKGRHLATIVWLHGLGDNGASWSQLLDSLPLPNIKWICPTAATRPVTSFGGFPCTAWFDVDDTSVDGHDDTEGLDASAAHIANLLSSEPSDVKLGIGGFSMGAAAALHSAACYAHGKFSSGIPYPITLSAVISLSGWLPCSRTLRSKMESSHMAARRALSLPILLCHGRADEVVSYRNGERSTEFLRSSGFSCLTFKAYNGLGHYTIPEEMDDVCKWLSSRLGVDRPR